The genomic DNA AGAGAAAATTTACATCTGATTCAGTAAATAAGAGGTTTGGGGTGTTTCCACAGAAATATTAGAAGGATGGGGTCTTGGTAAGATGGATTTCTACACAGCTATGATGTTACTAAATTGATCTTTGATGCCTCTCGTCCCTTTCTTTGCTCTCATTAGGTTAGGGAAATCTGGTACAGTTGCCTGCATATTGTCTAACAAGACTGGGGTTTGGATCTGGTATAATAAACCTTTGACCATTCTAGCTATTATCTGATTTAATGAAGATATATGATCCATTATGCGAATGGAGTATTACAATGCATGTGTTTCTTATCACCTTTCATCTTTTTCTTCATGCTTCTAAGCATTCTGTTTGTCTATCCTCATTAGATGTATGTGACCACCACTGGAGGCATGCAATTAGAACTGCAACCAACTTGACAAGTTATACCATCAGTCAAGTTGGATCCCAACATCAATTTTTTCAACCATCACCTCGCAAGTTGGTCCAGTAGTTTCTAATAGGTTACTGCTTTCCCAGATAGGCACAAAATCTTCTTTTGATTGCGGAGAAAATAGATTGTTTGATCCTCCATTACTTGCGGTTTCATGTTCACTGTAGCTAGTAATAAAAGTGGATCTTGGAAAAAGAAAGGGTATCTTGCAAAGGTTGTGAAGCAGTTAATTCTGGCCCTTCTATCATATTCCGATATTAATAAAGTCGGTTTTTTATCCAATACATCTTTCTATATTGCCACAACTCTTGCAGTTGATTTGACCACAACCCTTGCTATTTGGAGATGTAACGCCAGTTCTACAATAGTGATTCATTCTTTATATAAAATTACAATAACCATAGGTTATCCAACAGAATTCCAACTGGATTTCGAGGTTTCCCGACTATGACTTGGATTTACCAACAGTACAATTGAGACTAATGTGACAAACTACTAGCAATAGTCTTCCCTGCTTTCAGGAGCTGGAAGTGTATTTTGATGAGAGAAGACATTGTCAAATTTAGGATACCGTGTGACAGCTTCAACTATTGACCAGGGTTAGATCTTTGCTTGCCTTATGTTTGCATCCACAGTGACTCATCCATAGTTGCTAACACAATCCATCTTATAAATGGTTGTTCTGAAATTCtttttttctcttctctcttATTTATTCTCTTGCAAGGCACTTCCTCTCAACGGCGAAATGCATACTAAAAAGTTAAATATCCTATTGAACTTGCAGACGCATCTCTTGTATCAATTACTTTGTCCATGGACCAATGAATTTACATAGACATATTGTTTCCCTTACCAGTGGTTATATTATTTCCAACGTTGTACTTGAGTTTCCTCTCTTTGTTGAGCTAAATGCTAAACTATCTATGACGTGTTGAAGATTCAGGAATCTAAAACCTAGATAACCTATGGTTTTTGTTCATCATACCGATATTCTTTTGGTTTCATTTTCAACAATTGTTCAGATAGGAACAATCATTTTTTGATGGTGATATATTCCTTGAAAGATTCTTTTGTCTAAGTTATTAGACATTGACTCTCTTAGAAGCCTGTAAAACGTGAAGACATCAATATATATAAAATGCTGAGATAACTGCATATTCTGAATTTTTGACAGCGTCTGCATCTGATCTGGTTAACCTTTGATTCTATTTTATTCTAGTTCTTGATTATaaactttttaaaatcttttagacACAATTCACATTTTGTAGTACTTTACCTGCTTGTTATGTTTACTTGACATTGCATATTAAATTTTCCTATATACTTGCCACGGTTACTTTACATTTACTGGGTGTCATTCAATCCTTTTAACTGCTGTTAATATGATTATGCAGTACTACTTCGATACACTCTTTCCAAGGATCCCTGTCCCTGTTGTTCGCCAAATTGTTGCTAATCTGGAGAAACTGAAGCTCCCTGCCAAGCATGCTGGTGTAACTGGAGAATCTAGTCGTCAGGGATCTGATGATGTTGCTCGCCGTCCACCTTCTGTAAAGGCTGCGTTATCAGTTTCTTTTGGTCAGCGTGCTCCACACCGTGCATCTACCAGAGATTCATCTCCAGTCAGGAGGACTGTAGGTTCTGCACCTGAACGAGGTGAGAGTGATGAACATCGGAGGTCATCTCCGCACATTCGCAGGAGTAGCAGCCGTGAACGACATGATCGAGATCGTTCGGACCATGAACAACGTGATCGTGAGCGAGAACGCTCTAACCGTAATCGCAGTCATGAGCGTCGTGATGTAGAACGGTCAGGGCATGATCGAGATAGGGACCGTGACCGGAGTCATGAGCGTGGCGATCGTGATAGAGAATCACATAAATATAGACACTTAGGGAGAGACCATGGGAGGGATCATGACAGGAGTGGAAGAGACCATGATGGCTATAGACACTCTAATTCTCGCCGAAGCAGGAGTAGGagccggagccggagcagaagccgaAGTCATAGTATTATTTATGGCACAGATTCTGACCATCAATCTAAACCATTCATAGAAGAAAATAAAGACAAGACTAAGGTGGTCTCAAGCAATCTGATAAAGTTGAAAGATTTATATGGTGATGCAAGCGAAAGGAAAAGTGAAGAACCTACAGATCGGCTGCGGAAAGACACTAGCAGCGAAGAAGTTATAAGATTGGGGGGCTTTACATGGAAATGAAGTCGTTATGACACTTTCCAATGGTTGTTTTGTAACATCGACTAAGGATATAGCGATCTCTTGGCCTCACTGAAAATCAACCAATTCTCTGTGGGTGAAATGCTAGACTCTGTAACATTCGATGCAAGGAAACAATGTAGAGGTGTCACTGAATCTGCAGGGACATCAATTTCTCTTTGTTCAACTTTAAAATTGTTTGGAATTGGATATCACAGGTTGTATGCTACTCCTGTACTCtatcaatttcttttaaattaattggCTACTGGATTCCTGTCAGGATTCAAAACTCCGAAGTTGTTTCATATACGAGTTTAGTCTCAGTGTGCTGTCATTGCTGTGATTTGAACTGGGAATTACTTGCGTTTAATTTATCGGTTTGTTTGCTATTGAAAGGTAGGAAAGCATTGAAGATTGCTGAAACGTGAAGTGTACTTATTGGTGCATCATGTTACTCTGCCTGCTTgccctcttctttcttcttcgttCCGTTGGAAGATCTTCGTCGAAGAACCGCTTGTTGCCATGAATCCATCGACTTCAAATGCTAATTCTATCATGATGAACTGTTGGTAAGCGAAACGCGTTATATTCATCCTACTCTAGTGCTTTATTCGATCCTACATAAACCACAAGCATAAAACTCTAGTGTTTTATTCGATCTTACATAAACCACAAGCATAAAAAGTTGTGTTATGGCAAATTCTAATCCATTGGCAGTTTAAACGTTGCTGCGTTATTTATCTAATTGGTATTGTTCCATTTCAAGCctaataaattaaatgaataagtgAAATTTTAATTCTGAGttaagctcaatcaatctattATATTCCAGAGCAATGATACTGCTGTAGAACGCTCTTTTATATTTTTTGTGGTTGATGAATAACTTATGTGGATGAATAATTTCGGTGGAGTTAGACTAGGGGTGcaaacgaatcgaatcgagccgaatatatagaaaaatgtaaagctcgaattcggctcgaaataggtatattcgagttcaaGTTCGATTTGAAGttcgaaaaatttaaaatgtctgatttgagttcggttcgaattagggctcgGATTCGAGTTCGGCTCAAAATATTCGAACATATTCGTGAACTATTCAAATTATTGCTCGAAAATAGGTTCGAAAGGctagaaatttatttatttaatatatatttaacttatattaataaatattaagactCGCGAgcagctcgcgaacagttcgaatAATATAATTTGGACTCGAGTCagctcgaaaaaaagttcgaacatgttcaagttcggctcgaattcgataaattcgaatacgaatcgaatatttttcgagccggctcgattcATTTGCAGCCCTAAGTTAGATTAGATATCCTAAAATTAATCAATGTAAACTAAATATCTGTGAAAAAAACCTACAATTAATTGTAATCGTTTAAAAAATGACTCTTTAACCTATTTTAAATGTgtccaaatttatttatttatttaaaaaatttgtcTGTTTAAGATTGTTTATTTGCTTattcaatttcttttaatttatttattaaaaatcttttctttataGTGAGCTCAATTAACAACGTTACTGCCCTTATTAATTTGAAtacataaaatttatattattttattattttttaatatattgtgAATAAGGTTATAAAAAGttgttttttatatatttaaatataattttcagaaataaatttataattaaattttatacaaattaataaataaatgtatgcATAATATTCacaaaaaaaacttattaatgttcaaatttatttattgtatataatatttattactgaataaatataaataaattttatcaaattgAACATCAAATTTGTTTACAAACATTTGTTCATTTACAATTGGTTTATTGCAGGTAAACATTTATTAGAAAAATTAATGTATAGAAAAAGTTAATATTTCAAGCATTCATTTATCATGGAGCTTTGTATATAGAATTTGTGTAATACAAGCTATTTGTTTGAAGGATCTAAACGATTAACTTCGTGGTttgtttaaatatatttaaaattttataaaattaaatttaaccatAATTATAACATTAAATTAAACGATTGCTTGTGCGTGACCGTGAGCAACGCGTTGATGTGGCATAGCTAGGTCAATTTTCTTTTAGTCTTTCTCCTTCTGCCCAGCTCAAAACATTTAAAATGCTTTTCCAAATCTAATTTCTCCTTCTCAGTCGCTCCCTCGCTCATACGCTCTCTCTCCTTCTTTCGTCGTCATCTTCCGTCGCTCTCACTCCTGCCAACAACGCCCCTTCTTCTTGTCAGCCGCAAGCAAGGCAATGCCACGGCAAGCTTCTTCTCGAACGGGCCAATTTGCTCCCCAAATTGCCGCCGCAAACAAAGCTGATGCTACCACTCCCACCACTCCAATCTCGATTGTAAGCCCTTCCTCTAATATCTATTTTTCTCTCTGTATAATATTTAGTCAATTGATACCTTGATCTTTCTACCTTACAAACTAATGATGAAGAATAGACATGTTATTTGAAGTTGTAGTGTTTATAAGTCTTCTGGCTTAAACTATTCCATGATGTATTAACTCTTAAACAAATTAGTAATGAAGAATAGATATTTAAATTTGTCTTGTTGTCATTGTTTCCATCTAGTATTATAGTTCGCATGTTTGAtacattttaatatattataattcAAGTTGTAGCTCCTACAGAcgatagctactacaacgtgagATCCATATTATAACAGCTACTATCGGGCagatgctacaacatgtagcagctactatCGAGTAGTAGCTACAATATGTAGCAGTTATTGTCGAGTAGTTGTCgggtagctactacaatgttgtagtagctaccgagagtagttgctacacgttgtagcagctacccaACAGTagatgctacacattgtagctagCTATTGTGCGTTATAATGTGTAtcacaaattatttttctctctatATTATTCTTCCTATaccattaaaattaatttaaattaaactaaatctatCATTCCCTAGTAATAGAAAAATCTGTTTTAATAATCAACTATACATTTCCTAAGTTGTTGAaggttgaaaataaaaaattaggatAGAATTTTCATCAATGGAGGAGGTATTTTCATTCTATAGCTAATATGTACGAGAAGCCAAATTTAGTGCCAGAATAGGCAACAGTAAGAAAAATAAGCAGACAAATAAAATTGGATGGAAACAATTTATATGCTTTAAAGGACATATAGATTATAAATGGAATAAAGAAGCACAAGGTGATTAATGTAAAAAGGAAAGAGCATGGAAAAGTTAGAACTGAAtgtaagtcaaagatttcacttgTCAAAGAACAGACTGAGTCAAATTAGGTTGTCACAAACTTCATAAAAAGCCATAATTATCCACTCTAAAACTCCTTTAAAGGtacatttgctacgctcacataGTAATATTTCTATAGTCAAAAAAGCATTAACTCAGCAGTTTTCAGAGGCTAATGTGCCAACTAGTCAACAAATTTgattattagagatagagtatgaATTTAAGAATGTAGGTTGCAtggaaagagatattagaaactttgagaaagATTTAAGAGATGAACAAAAAGGTATCGATGCCGAAACACTAGTCGAGTTATTTACATctgagaaagagaagaattcaaTCTTTTTCTTTGATTATGAGACTGATTCAACTAACAAATTCACTAGGTATTTTTGGATGGATCATGTATCAAGAGGGTATACGGTGTGTTTGGTGATGCAGTTGTATTTGATATCATATATAACATcaacaaatatgggttgatttAGAAAATCATTACCATCAAACCATTGTCTTTGGTTGTAGCTTTCTAAATGATGAGAAAACTAAATCGTTTGTTTGCTTGCTTAAGAAGTTCATAGAAGTCATACCTAAAGGTCCACTAACTGTGATCATTATTGATCAAGATCTAACTATGTCGAAGTCATTGCACAAGTTTTTCCTCAAACaatgcatcgatattgtttgtggtaGATACTCAATAAATTCCCACAAAAATAACCCCTTTGCCTTTTCACAAATACTTTCAAAGCATAAAGAATGTTAGTATGAACTCCTCAATACCCGATGAatttgagaagtcatgggaagagGTTATCAAGTGTTCTAACTTGAAGAAAATGATTGGTTGTCATTGATATATGAATTATGACAAAGGTGGGCCCCTTTATATTTTGGTCATGTATTTTGTGCTGAAATGTCAAGTAGTCAGAGATCTGAAAGCTCGCattcatttttcaagaagtaTGTCTCAAGTAAAAACTCATTAATTGATTTTATCATCAGTTTCAATAGGACATTGTGATActaaagacacaatgagttaatTGTCAACCATGTTAATATGAATGAGCATCCAAAGAGATGTTTTCGAGTTTCATAAAAAATCATGGAATGGTGAGGTTATCATATCAGCTATTGTTGactgtagttgctacaacatctCTCTTACATACATCTCCCAATGATCGTAATCTTAAAGTGTCTTCAAGGCCCAAAGAATTCACCTTTTGGATCTTTTGATGTATATTATAACATCACTTGAATCAACATACTCCCTTTCCTATAATAGAAATATTTATTCCATGGATTTCTAGAATGCGCCGCTGTTGTgagcttttgttttcttttttaactTTCTTTTTTTGGCATTATTATTTGATCTTGTCCGAGTGATGAGTCAACGGATGCTGGGGGCGTGGCGCTCTCCTCTGTCTCCGACCAGCTGCccaaatctccggcgaacctgcaaggaagtcgagccgggaaggagttcccgacgacgaccctccgacactcaagtcaggcaagaggaaaacgatgaagtggctccaaagatgagagatcgcgtacctccgatgaagtttgtgggctcttatatagagctctagggaggcttgtgcacacctgtcgaggcgtacacgtgtcttttaccatacctcagtatgggcttaccagcggagcatgcctgacaccatgctgctacAGTCCGAGAACTTTTCTGATGGGACGGTAGAACCTTCCGTCATAAGATTCTACGTATgacttggtcgtcgaacatgcctgttgtcagaagatgttccccaatgtccccttgtccttttgtctcctctctccccgcgccgagcgtccatccgctcggcaggcatcggtccgaccgggaagattctactctatcgcgtgctcggctgagactgtttcTTCACACCATtgctgctttacgcctcggccgagcgggctgcccgctcggcccggcgaccctgttcaccatgagcgtcggaaacccgacttcccgtcgggctgtctttgattccgctcagACTCATTCGACCGGTCGACCcaccccttctccgatcggccggacctcatgctgacccttttgacttttgacctccacgtggcgttgactcccctccagagggggtcccccgaccttactgccggatcacttgtctccccttcaagtctagtcgaaggaggcgattagtccgactgactggaccgccagtcACGCCAAGCGGCGTCTCTgtgaaactatcctccgctcgacccccacgggagtagctataacgtcagtcaacgccaacattcctcggatctctttgAAATttgtgccaatcttcgacattaaggtcgggcatgcgctcattaaatgcactccaatgaccgaatgccacgtggcgctgctgccgtcatcgtacggcggcagCGTCGCGGGCGACGAGACCAAGGCAGTTTAAAATGGACGGCCCAATGCGTGCTTCggttctcgtgacctgcatccgatggtggaggccgctcgggctcaaccctataaagccttcgccttctcccGCTACTCGCCGCATTTGTGTCTTCTCGTGCTCCACAGCTTCCTCTGGTGTTTCAAACTTCCTGCGATCTCACTTTTTTGTTTCCGGTGATCTCCAACCTCCTCCTTTCGATCCGCAACTTCTTTGTAAGGTCCTTACCCTTTTTCTGTTACTCTCGTGTTTTTTGTCGAGTTCTCGCTCTCTGGTCACTATATTGtttgtcatcttcttccttctatcGTTTGCCTTTCCTCGTCTTTTGTGATTTCacccgttcggacaatggccagttcctctcagcctcaagacccaGCCAGTTCCCATTGGCCAGTTCCagccaaaaccctaggtcgaactgacgcctactgttccctcaccggggaatgcatcctcacctactccactcaggagaatatacctgttgtcagaccggtcctccagaccgactagacttttgcttaaGGCCCAAAGCTCTAGGACTTTCCGTTGGACACCCACTCCATgactcgtccagtctttcacctggttcgcgacaccaggactttccatctagggttaccacccctaggacttttacctgaagccttcgacccgccaagtctttccacctatggttaccaccccctaggacttaaggttaccaccccctagagttttccacctgcctaatcacagctaggacttttacctaagtacacttaggactttcctgtaagctcattcaaacatattagatcacaaataaccttaactttgaaccctttgacattattaaaacataggttcgatcgtcggatgcttttcgcaccaacaatctcctccttttttattatggcaacaaaattcaaagttaagtaaaacaagagTACACAAAAGTATAAATATATTAAGAATCAAGTAAATGCAATAACTAGAACACGTTAAGTAGTTATAACAAATTGAGCAAAATGTTCTAGTTTTATTCATTTTTTACTTTAACTTTCTCTTTCTTAATTTTtactttcctctccccctttgtcatatatcaaaaatataaagTATAGAAAGAGATGTAAAGAAAAGATAGTTTGCTCCCTCTGAAAGGAAGCTTTATTACTTAGTAAAAATTCAAGACTTAAAGTTACTTAGTAAGACTTagcaaatatttagtcaaaataACAGTTTTGCAAGTTAAGTACTTTAGCTTTTAAGAAAGTGACCAAAACTTTGATAAATTGTAAATTTAAATGAAGTTAATATTATTCTTGAACATAATTTTAAACCATCATTAACTTTAAAAAGAATGCAGTTAAGAACTTAGTTAAGTACACAGTTAAAAACTTTGAAACGTACTAAGcttaaactttcaattttaatccaACTTTAAGCATAAATaagtcaaaaaatattttttatttcaaagccaagtcaaaaataatttcaaatccaagtcaaaaataattttatttaagaaaCCAAAAAACTTTTTCCACTCTCCCTTGATTAATGTCAGACAATTTAACAAACATttaaagtcctagagtccaagcatgtgtaACGAGAGACAAAAATTCTGCTCTCAAATAaatatctaacctttagttactaattatttaccatgaggtagtagtttttacttggttagtcaaattaagtaagtgttccagttagtatgactaagcatggataacttaatttgattaatatgaattttgtatttattgcacagacttatgtcgatgcacagacataagaattctgaagtctaggcagtgccctatgcatctcacaccattctaagtatttttcattcacaagcaaggtaatcctagtgtgcttatgagatgctctggctaagaACTAggagtacatgctttctaaggtaTAAATACCTAGGGTAagtccaatattttgaaaaactaataaatttgaaattctgaaagtatttttcctagaattttaaaactaagtaacaGACTAAAATAGCAGTTTTAGA from Zingiber officinale cultivar Zhangliang chromosome 4A, Zo_v1.1, whole genome shotgun sequence includes the following:
- the LOC121971614 gene encoding pre-mRNA splicing factor SR-like 1 isoform X1, with the translated sequence MEIQTSGKPIDTLVEKVLSMNILSSDYFKELYRLKTYHEVIDEIYNQVDHVEPWMTGNCRGPSTAFCLLYKFFTMKLTVKQMHGLLKHPDSPYIRAVGFLYLRYVAEPKTLWTWFEPYVKDDEEFSPGSNGRLTTMGVYVRDLLLGQYYFDTLFPRIPVPVVRQIVANLEKLKLPAKHAGVTGESSRQGSDDVARRPPSVKAALSVSFGQRAPHRASTRDSSPVRRTVGSAPERGESDEHRRSSPHIRRSSSRERHDRDRSDHEQRDRERERSNRNRSHERRDVERSGHDRDRDRDRSHERGDRDRESHKYRHLGRDHGRDHDRSGRDHDGYRHSNSRRSRSRSRSRSRSRSHSIIYGTDSDHQSKPFIEENKDKTKVVSSNLIKLKDLYGDASERKSEEPTDRLRKDTSSEEVIRLGGFTWK
- the LOC121971614 gene encoding pre-mRNA splicing factor SR-like 1 isoform X2; translation: MTGNCRGPSTAFCLLYKFFTMKLTVKQMHGLLKHPDSPYIRAVGFLYLRYVAEPKTLWTWFEPYVKDDEEFSPGSNGRLTTMGVYVRDLLLGQYYFDTLFPRIPVPVVRQIVANLEKLKLPAKHAGVTGESSRQGSDDVARRPPSVKAALSVSFGQRAPHRASTRDSSPVRRTVGSAPERGESDEHRRSSPHIRRSSSRERHDRDRSDHEQRDRERERSNRNRSHERRDVERSGHDRDRDRDRSHERGDRDRESHKYRHLGRDHGRDHDRSGRDHDGYRHSNSRRSRSRSRSRSRSRSHSIIYGTDSDHQSKPFIEENKDKTKVVSSNLIKLKDLYGDASERKSEEPTDRLRKDTSSEEVIRLGGFTWK